Within Vicia villosa cultivar HV-30 ecotype Madison, WI linkage group LG1, Vvil1.0, whole genome shotgun sequence, the genomic segment TAGCTATGTTCTCTTTTGTTAGGGGTTAGTTTGTACATTATTAtgcattgtatatatttgatgtAATCATGATGTTACGCCTATTTTAGTCAATAAAATATATCTGATCTTTACTCTTTTTCCTAATGCAGGTGATACATGTATCATGTATGTGAATCTATCTGATGTGAATAGGCGCTCTTAGGTTTACACCAAAGATAAATGTTTGTATGCATAAAATGATTTGATTGCTTATAACATAATTTGTGGATTTATCTTATGTCGAGAGGTGTTTTTAGGTTTATACTTATGTAATCGTATATCATGAGTTATAGTCTATAAATAGATTTAGACGTGTTATTCATGTATATTATTGAACAATAATGCTATTGTATTGTTTATTAGATTGGGAGATCGTCGAATAAACAATATAATTGACATTACATGTTATTTCAGATACGAACAACATTGTTGAACAATATAAGGAAATACTAATTGATAACTAATATGTGAATAAGTGATAATTGATATGCTTGTAATATAGTAGTTACAACCTAATCTCACCACTCTCTATCACaataatattttcttattttactacACTTTTCTTTCTTGTAACGAGAGAGTGAACAATAACCTATTTCTAAACTCTTGGAAAACATGTGACAAGGGTTAATGCATCGTATTTTGCTAGTAAGTTGTAAGAACAACTAAGCATAGATTTTATCCGTGTTTAAtgagtgtaaaatcataatttgtcttaaaaagtttatgattttataccggttttttttataaatctgatataaattcatattttttacatcaaattttttaaatatccgTTATAAAATCattgtttttttaaacaaattaagATTTTATGTTGGTTTTTTAAatatctaaaatattaaaaaaaaaaaaaaatcaaaaaattcgaTAGTgttaaactttattttttattggaCTATCGAATATGACCtatcatatttttgaaaaatcacAAACAAACTGGatttataaaaaataagataATATAACTTCGTTTTTATATAGGTTTATCTGATAAGAactattgaatttttttaaaatccagaaattaacataatttttcctagattttcaaaaaaattggtaAAAATACATAAACGAAAATTTTGATTTGTCTACCTAATTGAGAAGAGTGTGATATTTAATTGGAAGAAATTGTTAAATTTTGGGTTAATGTTGAGAAGAGAATAAAAAAGAAGAGGGATAAAATTGTTAAATTTTGGGTTAATGTTTAAAAGAATCCTACTATAAGGACACATAAGCAACCTAGTTGACGATGAATATGCAATTTGTGAGTGAGTCGGTTAGGGTTGATATTTTGGGGTATTTGAAAAACAGAAGAGAATGAAATATTCGTGAAAATGGGGCAGGAGATCAAAGAACCGTGCAAGAAAGAGGCTTGTGCCATCCAAGCCTGCCTCTCCAAGAACAACTTTCTCCCCCAAAAGTATGTCTTACTTTCGATTTCTATTTCTGTAATTTATTGGCAATAACCCTAATTATGTAATTAAATTCGTTGGATCAATTTCATTGCTGTCACGTCAGACTATAGAACGAACATGAGAGTCCTATTTGACGGAAAATTTTGATTTCTTGATAATGAATATGATTAATCACAACCTCTCTTTCTGGCGAAACAACTCATACATACCTCTTTATATTTCTAAATGCCTATGTGGAACATCATGCCAATATTACAAACTCTATTCATATGATTTTTATTATGCTCTTGTGACATTGAAGAAACATCGCACTTTTGGACTCAGTTGTTTGTTTTAACACTAGCAGGTGCATTAAAGTAATTGAATTGCTGGACTCATGCTGCACAAGATGCGATTATAATTCAACTCACTGTGCTTCCCTCTCCGGATTATTGAAGCAAAATTCCAAGTAACTCATTACTAATTACACTTTCATTCTGATTCATATACATGACCTGctttaatattcttattttctcTACTGCAGATTACGAGACCCACCGAAGAAATTGGACAAGTAGTTGAGCCTTGGGACATAATaaaatatacttatttatttctaatcaagttttaaatttaGATTATGGGAGGGAGGTACACCCCAATGTCCATGAAATTTAAGTATTACTTACGAATTAATAAGTCACTCACTATTGGTATTTGTGTAATAACTTGGTTTGACAGCTCAACAGTAGTTGTATGAATCATTTGATCCAAGTTATATAACAATATTTTGTGAATTCTATGTTATTTATAACCTTGAAGAAGCTTGTAGGAGGTTTCTGCCAATTCATCCGAAGCTAATGGTTGATCAAGTTTTTTTATCAATATGATAAGCAAAATTTGACGCCTTTCTTGCTAACTTGACTCCCAACAAGCAAGTTTATATCCTTCCAAATAGTCGAAAGAGTGATTCCCACAACTGCAATTAGTGATTCCCACATTTTGAGTAGTAAGGTTCCTCTCAACCCAAGGCTAAACCTAACCCAATTATCTTCTGTCCTCTCAGTCTTGCAACACATGCATCATAGATTCATGATCGAGGGCAGAGATCATCACTATACAATCTTTTATGAATTCTTTCAGCAGATAACTATGAGCAGTCATGAATTCTGGATGTACCTTGAATAAAGGGACCAAGTCATTATTTCTTGTCTCCATCAATCATCATACCAATGAAATTCTGTGTTGGATTTAATCTCAACTATGAGGTTACAAATTGACTTTGGAACTCGACTATAATTCCAATGATCATTATTCTGAACAAAACTATAGATAGAGAATTCAACCTCATAAGTAGGGACGGAGGCCGCCACAATTGATGATCGATGGTTATTTGGCAAGTAAATCAAAAGATGGCCAAGTAATATGATTTATATGATTCATCAACAAGTAAATCAAAAGATAGCCAAGTAATATGATTTATATGATTCATCAACAAAACGGGGATTGTAATAATTCCTACTTTGGTTTGAATACAAGTAAATGGCAACAATTTGGAGGGTACGTGGAGCATATGCTTGTTTGAAtgtgttttgatgtttttaaaaattgtttataaattaattttcaaaatctgttTTCCACACCCTTCTTGTTCATCATGATCTCAAGGTCAAACTCTTGCAGCAACACTCATCTAATCATACATGATTTAGCATCTTTCTTAGAGATGAGATACTTGATTACATAATGTTTTGTATACACTATTAACCTTGATGCCCACCAAAAAATATCTAAACTTATTAAAGACAAAAACAACAATCAATAACTCCTTTTCAGTTGTCATTTGAGCTTCTATTAGTGTTTAACTTGCTTAGTAGATAGAGTGGAATATTCTGCCATGCCTATGTCTCAAAATCACTCCTATGGCAAATCATTGGTATCACATACTCACTCAAAGGTTTTGACCAATCAAGAACAGTCATAATTGACATCACACATCACACATATTACGTATATGATcaagattaaataaataattgacatcacaaatattatttatatatatatatatatatatatatatatatatatatatatatatatatatatatatatatatatatatatatatatatgatcaagATTAAAtaaatttctttcaaaataaatAGTAATATTTATCTTtattcaaagaaacttttcaaattAAAAACAAGATATAAGATATATAgaaagaaaaattaataaaatttaaacaagctaagaaacaaagaagaaactcgagatcagagaaaatataaaacataaaactTGAATACTACAAAGTACAAATATACAAAGTTAAcatgttaaaataaaatttataagccAGGACATCACAATGAATTAAAGTAGGAGAGTTAaatgagagaaaaagaagaatatGATATTTGTATTATGTTTTTTAAGATGTATCATTTACAATAATACTACATTAGtcctatttattaataaaaaaatcagaGCCACAGGGAACAAAAATACAATATCCATAAATACAATATCCAAAAATGTTGAAATATTCTGGTTCTTGTAGCTCATGGGCATAcacattaatttatattattcataaCAATTTTCAATTTGTTTCCTATGTTCACAAACGTATATTTGAACAAAAGGTGACAATTTCATCAAtaaaagtgaaaatagaaaataaaaacaaatattttctcAAACTAAACTAAACCTAGCTTAGCATATGTTGAATTGAATATGGTTTGTTGGTTACAAAATAGGCATGTCCAATGCCTGTAAAACATCTTTGAACTCAAACTCACGCGTGTCTTTGTTGAACCTTTCAACTAGTTTGTATCTGACATCATTCAAATAGAAAGACTGAGCAGTTTCCATAAGCCATTTTGCCTCTGAGTCAGTCAACTTGCTGGTAAATACAATATCCCCACGGATAAGTACCAAGTCTTTGCTCTCTGCAAATTCTGTGTAGAAGCACACGGAGAAGTAGGGTGATGCTTGTGTTCCCCTAGCCTTGTAATCTTCAAGACCCGTAAAAAGCATGTATGGCGTTTGTACTGCAAGAAACCATGATTATGCAAGTGGGAGAAACAACAATCAAAGTGGCAATATGAAAAACACATACTAAGAATCATATAATAAGTGTatgtttttattgatttatttgaaCTTATCTACTGAAATAAGCACCTGAGagactttttaaaaataattataaaaactaatGATATGTCAATAAGTTGTTTTCAATTTATTCTCATAACACTCTAAAAAGACTTCCAGAATTACATCACGAGTTGCTGCAAATTTCTGGAGGGGTGTTGCAATGATATAGAGACAATGTGGTCCAAATTTTGGTGGGGAACAACATGGAGTGTCTCACATCCAGGTTAATCTTGATGTTGGGTGCTTTAATGACGGCTTCACTGGTTGGGATCTGGTTATAATCATTTGGGTGTTGTAAATTTAGAAGCCTACATGAGAATTGTTGCACTTAAGTCCCGTGACTGATGATGAGGCCTTAGGCATGAGATGAGGTATTACTGTGGAAAAAGAATTCAATTTAAACAAGATCATGAATTAGTTTATTCATCAAAGTTGCTTGGTTCTAGAAATTGGGTGGGGAATGTCACATACCAACTTAATCAAATTGTTAGCAATGACTCAGCTGTTCTCAGCTTCTAATCAACAtgtttcaactttaaaaaaataaaaggttagtCACGATCTTTACCAGCCCTTGATATATATCCAATTGGAGTGTTTTCATTTAACATTTGTATTTTGATATATCTCTCTCAAGACATTCCTTGAATCTCTTTAttctagaattttaaaaaattagatcCCTCACAAAATCATTACCAAACTTATCACTAAGTATGGGAGAATGGTACATCAGAACAATTCAGTTCCCTGTGATTCATCTAAATCCTTTAATTTCTCTTTTCCATCCAATCCTTTAATTTCAACAACTTTCTAAACTCAcctttttctcttttcctttcgCTTCAACTTTTTAAGTTCTCTCATTTATTATCAAAGGAATAGAGATAATAACACCAATATTTAAGAGGGATGGATTTTCTCTTGTACAAATATAGACCAGTAACCCATTTGATTCATAACAATTGTTACATTTTTTAAATGATAAGATTAAGAGGGGGCATTTTTATCAAACCTTGAATGAACATTGTTGTATAACCGCTTCCCCTCCATAAAGGAATCACAAAATATCGGCTGCcaagaagaaatagaagaagtAAGAAGATGAAATGTTTAAGTACATATATTGATAGTATAAGTATTGATGAAATGAATTACCATTCCTTAGCTCTATGCTCTAGCAAGTGATAAAGTTTTGCCTTCATAGTCGCTCCAATATGACCTCTACCAATGTGGTActgaaataaaaatgaaaataacatTGAAACTATAAATTGACTTATAGTAGATGCTACATAGCCTAACAGCTGTTTCATCAAAAGTTAGAAAAGCAATAATGTGGCAAGGAAACAAAGGAAAAAGCTCTCATAAAAGTTGCATAGTTTATAAGAAACTCGCAATGAGTCTTATTCCTACAACAAAATTAGAGTGCGTGAGTGACAAGGAAGAAGAAGTCGGTAGTTTATAAAGATCATACAGATTTGGTGATTGTAACATGCAAAACACACAAATACTCTTTCAACTAGAATCATAATCTATAGTATTAAAAGTAAATTACCAATAATGCGAAAATTGTATGTGTATATTAGCATTTGTGAAGAATTAacgaaaaaaatcaaataagaagaagtgagagagagagagatcacATCATCCCAAATAGAAGCGATATCATCGGGATAACGATCCTTGAGTCT encodes:
- the LOC131599279 gene encoding uncharacterized protein LOC131599279, which translates into the protein MGQEIKEPCKKEACAIQACLSKNNFLPQKCIKVIELLDSCCTRCDYNSTHCASLSGLLKQNSK
- the LOC131625937 gene encoding uncharacterized protein LOC131625937, whose translation is MQRLYSPSKIWRTIPSSYATNSFLYNAPSFSTLSIGPAARKLHQSQSPYDFMKWCSFGFRRMSRFASGFNPLREKPLDSIVDIHRLKDRYPDDIASIWDDYHIGRGHIGATMKAKLYHLLEHRAKECRYFVIPLWRGSGYTTMFIQVQTPYMLFTGLEDYKARGTQASPYFSVCFYTEFAESKDLVLIRGDIVFTSKLTDSEAKWLMETAQSFYLNDVRYKLVERFNKDTREFEFKDVLQALDMPIL